CCATTCATcgtatctttattaaaaaaaaaaaaaaaataattaaacttaaaagtatattaaataattattatattttctaaaatatatatatatatgtatttattaccTAATCActgtgatatataaattaattaattttgaagcaAATCTGGAAAATTGATTATCTATACAAATACTGTAATAACCAGCATTTTTCACAGTATCTTGATAATCTGAATTAGGAACCCATTGGTAAGGATGAACTATTATTCCATCTGGATTTCTTACTGCAAAACCAGCTTTTCCATCTCCACCACGTACTAcctgtatttataaatatttaaaaaaaatttttttttttaaaacatttgaaaatttttatagataaaactaTATGGTTAAATgatcaaattaattgatttatatatattttaaaaaaatacttttcaatatttatatattatattgattttttcaaataaataaaaaaaagaattttcaaataaaataaatatgtcaataatgattaaatatacctGAAAATTTACATAGAAAGTAGCTCCAGCATTAACATATTGAAAGTAACAATCTTCTTTTCCGGCATCAATATGAACTTTGTAATCTAAGGCCACCGCGGGTAAAGTTTCGTACCATGGGTGAGACACGCTGGTATTCGCGAGGCTAAGGAATACTCCGAAAACCAGACTTCGTAAAAGATTGGACATTGTTCACGTTTAATCAAGCAGATCATCACAACAATCCGCCTAGCCAACAATCGCTTTCACGACGATGACTGACAAATGTCTTTCAATGTGTTTCTCGTATCGTCACTATAATCTTCAGTGTTTCTCAACTGTTTATATTCGATCTttcattatacatttaaatcattgaaattcgttgtaaattttattattgtttcttttcaaaaatgaaaaaaagaaatttaaatgtacaaaaataatatataataatcattagaaaataatatctttagtttgctaattttaattaatattaatcgtatagtattattatatttaagttactataatgaaattatacatgAAATTATTCATACAATATGTTATAGcacttatatgaatataaaatctattacatatatatatatatatttaaaatataaatttattaatatatatataaatagaaaaacataaaactataattaataagctATAATAaagctatattattatagctgtaaaagttataataaagatatgatataattcgaatacttaaaaatttttaaatttaaaatttaaaaaaattgtataacatttaaagtaataattatattctatgatcattaatttctaagaataacattaaaaacattaaatattatgaaaaaaaaaatgtatcagatttataaataatttaaatttccattttcagtatcaaataaaaatatatgtgaaaataaagtaaattttatcaaaatttaaatattataaataaatatttaaaccagATTGATTTAATACACTAAAATGTATAATCTTCGTACATACTTATCTTTACTTCTAACTATAACTCAAATGACTATATAATTTGCTAAATAATGTAgctatttatatcttatttcattttcatgaaaatttataaacttagaaaatcgcaaaaaaaagatttattttaatataaaagtgttaaataatttattaataattataacattgaatagttattaaaattatttaacaattacatatttaattaatgcgataaaaatataaaaattaatttatatttttattatgtagatAAAATccagggattttttttttaaatggctATCCTTATAAATacgttcgatatatttttcaaataatcacaTAAAGTATATAACTTCAGTTTATACGATGTTCAGAACGGTTAGAAAGGCGGATTTTCTTattctaaaatgaaatttgtgaTATAATTCTTAGTTGTGAAATTATggttttctaaataaataaatataattggtaAATacgcaaagaaatatttatgataatacgTGGTGTGTATTTGAGAATGGAaagtgttataaaaatattaaagtatagtaagaagaaaatattgtcgTTCTCCGTGTGGTGCATAGCATAGGAATGGTATCGCCATCCAAAATTCAACATCAAGAGCAAAAACAACCatcaagagaaaataaatcaattaaacatTTACGTATGTCTAATATTtatgcacatatatatttgtatcgattaatgatcgaaataattttataaatttattaatttattaatttaatagaacaagaatttgtttaaaattatttctattgtttgaatatatttcaataattacttcaatatttgattaaatttataaataatatctatatataatgtgtaatatttgtctattattaaaatatctattttatatgatgtaacattaaaattttcatttaatttttattggtacaatatgttataatatttttataaatcatcatgagttttttaaaattatacattttaataacagtttaatataataaaattaataaaaatcttgtgGCATTTCTATGATATTTCAGACATTCATGCACAGAAGGAATTGAAATCATTGGAaggaaaatcattttatttggaTATTAAGAATCATGCTACTACAGCTAAAATAGAAGCAAAGATTAAAGATTTAGGAGGAGTAAGTGTTTAatcatatgtatgtatatatggcaTTTGTaatatcttcatattttatttatattatttcacgttattgattcattttatagtatatattacaatttatttgtataatttatttatatctctctCATTTCGTGTATATTTTGTGTGTATTCTTTtgctttcttatttataattatggaaatttatcttttatctcactttttattgttttttattgtatttttataacctATTAATCTTAACTTCATCAATGTAATTGAATGTTTTAAATGGTTATGTTTAAACGTATAACttgttattcaaaaaatatttcttgatagaaattattgactaatttaaaacttgagttagttaatttaattgatcgattaaaattaattaaattgaaaaaatgttaagtataatggaataaaattaaaaaaatattctgaaatatttatattataaattatcaaacatttgctttttctcgtattttaatatttaaaataatgattcatcataatatatataatatattaaaaagcaaaatataagTTTCAAAGATTCAATGTAGTGCACAAACTCGTAAAATGTTTCTGTTGACAAACAATCGCTAAAAAACCGGGTCGTACCACGCCATCTTTAGGAGAATCTGAGAAATACGATGAAGTGGGGCAGATTCGTCGCTTTCAACTG
The window above is part of the Apis mellifera strain DH4 linkage group LG11, Amel_HAv3.1, whole genome shotgun sequence genome. Proteins encoded here:
- the LOC409976 gene encoding transmembrane emp24 domain-containing protein 5 yields the protein MSNLLRSLVFGVFLSLANTSVSHPWYETLPAVALDYKVHIDAGKEDCYFQYVNAGATFYVNFQVVRGGDGKAGFAVRNPDGIIVHPYQWVPNSDYQDTVKNAGYYSICIDNQFSRFASKLINLYITVIRYDEWDKYTRELEELNLSVENFTSAITNVERNINEMLQTQHLSRSKEARDLNLLLDNNSYVQTWSIAQIIVILVTTTVQVYFVRKLFEVKPSRYSRAGI